Below is a window of Nicotiana tabacum cultivar K326 chromosome 19, ASM71507v2, whole genome shotgun sequence DNA.
ATTGTCAGCTATTTATTTAAATTAGCAGCAAGATAAAAATTAAAGTAGAATTTAACTTTTACGTATTGACATTGTAAAACAATTTCTACACagttaaattaccaaaaaataactTTACATAATAGTAAATAAAACAAGTTACTTAAAACAACATGACAACGAAATAATTActataaaaattatttacactGACCCGTCAGTGTAAATAAGATAAAATTATTCAAGATGACTTTGCCATTAATGCCCCAGCATTGATGAGAGTACAGGACATTTCTATAGTAACATCCCTATATAACAGCTATttactataaaagtcaagttttttttaaaaccgaatttttaagttatattttatcTCTCTATAACAACTTTTTACCTATAAATGTAACATCCATATTTATAGCAGAACGCTCTTTGTAAAATTACTCCTCTATAACAGCTATATAGAATCTTTGAGATtactaataataattctaaaaatatgcaCTCAATCTTTTTCATTGAACAAAGTTTCTATCTCGCATAGGACATAAAATTTGAAGATATGCACGTGATATATTTTTTATTAGATACTTTTTTGCTGAAAATTTAGACACGAAACTCTGTCAATTCAAGCATTATATCGGTAGTAAGAGAATAAAATTTACGAAACAACTACAATTACAAAGTTTTTCCATCAATCTTGAAAGAGTTTAAATCTTTGTATGCTTAGTTATGAATTTATTGGAGTAATAATGTATTAGCTTTCTTCAATATATACCTAGTGAAATATGCATATCTTctgagattttaaatttaaaaaattttcttatcttttatatgtaacattaaaaaaaattgatttttggaTAAGTTTTATCTATAACAGCCAAAAAATATTCAAACCTCAAATGTCGTTATATGTGTAGAACAATCATCTACTATAAAAGACAAAATATCGAAACAAATAAGATTGTTATAGAGAAGTTTGAATGTacgtatttttttaataatttctatTAGTAGCCTAGACACGGTGCCAGAAGACAAAATGAGCACAAATCTGCACTTTGGTTTTGTGAATAAGCAAAGAAAATGTACCTTGCCAACTATGACATGGGACAAAGGCACATTGACAAACCTTGCTGTAATAGTCTGTGCCTTCTTCTCTTTTTATTCTTTAATTAATAATTTCTCTCTTTTACCCTCAGATCTAAAAATTTACCCATTAAAACTTTTCTTTTGTCACAGTAAGTGCTGTAATCAAGATTGGTGTATGAGATTATCTAATAAGAAAATCCACTTTATTATATAAATAAGTTCAATATTATTATTGTTCGAACATTGGAGGTGGGAGATCTAGTCGACTATCTTAACATGATCTGTTGGACATATTATTTGGTTTATGATTTCTTTTATGCCTACAAATTTATTATTATGGCTGGAAAAGCAAGAACATTGTTGTACCAAGTGCTATTAAGTTGCAAAACAAAATCCTAATTATGTAACCTAATTGCTCATATATAgaatcaaaacacatgaattatcacttgaaaaTGGGACCTACACCAACACTCAAGAATACTAATCCACATGTAATCACATGATAAATCTAAAAGGCACGCCATCACTCTTTCTCCATTATCATTTATCAAACACTTTTCCACAAGAAAAGGGGAAAAATCGCCTTCTAATTAATAACTTTATGCCCTAAAAAAAAGGTAAGTACCCACATCAACCAATCTTCCCTCTCTCACAAACTTGAGTTCAAATTAAAGAATCCAAATCCAACTCAATTCCATGAACTTTCAAgcccaaaaaaaaatttaaaaacaccCCAAAAAACAAAAAGTACAAACAAAAACCTAAAACagcaattcttaaaaacaaatttcatttGAAGTTTTAGCATACAGGGACGTGACATAGCAATCGATAAAGTGAGATAAAATTATACGGAATTAAGGTTCAAATCTAAGTAAAGACAAAAATTGCTAAATGACTTCTACATGCATCTGCTTAAGCATGAAATTATACCATACTTATGCAGTTATGCTAGTAGAAGATATTAAATATTTCGTAAAATAGTAGAGAAATGCATATTTCAAATTTATAAGGCTATTTTTGTCAAACTGAAATTACCCACGAGAAATAACAGCCAACTGTACAGGTTGTTACTTAATACtagtatataaaataaaatacaaacaaAAACCAAAAGCAACacttcttgaaaaaaaaaaaaaaaaagagcaaaatgtTTAGAAAAAAGTATCCCTTATATATTTCAACATCTAAACAACACATTACACATCCAAAACACATCCCTCTTCTGtcccctttttcctttctttcttagtACCAATACAACAATGGCAGAGCTAGAAATCACTCAAAATCAAAGCCTGATGCCAAAACTCATCGATTACTTATCTTCTCTACTCCAAAGGGTGGCTGAAGCTAACGACATTAATGGCAGATTTCAACCCCAAAAGATCTCAGTTTTTCATGGACTTACAAGGCCAAATATCTCAATTCAGAATTATTTAGAGAGGATTTTCAAGTATGCAAATTGTAGcccttgttgttttgttgttgcttATGTTTATCTTGATCGGTTTACTCAGTGCCAACCTTCTTTGCCCATCAACTCCTTCAATATTCATCGTCTGCTTATTACCAGTGTCATGATTGCTGCTAAATTCATGGATGATATGTAAGTTTACTCAAAattctcttattttttcttaattaactcCCAATTCtcttaaattttcttttaaaCATACTTCTCTTGTTTTAGATAATTCGGCTTTATTTCATTTGTTATCAGTTTTTTTTTTCGgtacttcttcttctccattgaACTGAGACAGACTTGAATAGAACAATATTGACAGTGAGAATTATTCAGCCGACCCCAATTTTTTGGAATTGAGGCTTAGTTATTGTAGGTAAAAAAAAATACGTAAAatgttgtttttaaaattttctacttAAAAGGTTATTGAGTTACGGATTTTCTTGGGTTTTGATTTTGTAGAGTAATATTCTTAATTTCGAAAAACAATTGTGGATAAACAAAGAATTTCCATGGTTTTAGATTTTCTTAGCCATTGATATCTCGAAAAggtgaaaaaaaaaaatttaaaaaaggaaaaaagaaaagaaaagaaaagaggctATATAATTGGAAGTCCTAGTTGTATAACACATTAGACATTGGACATGCACAGGGAGCTCGCATTAAGTATTAATAATTCCCCTTTTTCCATACACAATAGTAATTTATTTAACATCAGATATAAAGCTTTTATTTAATGACTTATTACTAGTAATATTCTTATTAATTAGCACTTAGCAAGGACGTAATGATTGGTTAAGAAATCAATGAATTGAAACAGAAACAACTTGCTTCCtcctttatttttgaattttaaaagcAATCCCACATTCAAAGACAACCACCCAATTCTTTAGTTGCATGGTCAAGATTACACATTCTCATTTGAAAGCTACACTCCAATATTAGTGACTCGATCTTCACCTCTTCTCAAAACTTTAACTACAATTGATTGGgttaattatttttgtatatttaattattttataggTACTACAATAATGCATATTATGCAAAAGTTGGAGGAATCAGCACCACAGAGATGAACTTTCTTGAAGTGGATTTCCTATTTGGATTGGGTTTTCGCTTAAATGTGACTCCCACTACTTTCCAAACCTATTGTTCATATCTTCAAAAAGAGATGCTTCTGCTTCAGCCACCACTCAATTTACAAAATTCTTCCTTATATATGGGAAGATCACCAAAACTTCAATACATTTGTTTCAATGAAGATGATTCCTCTtcccaacaacaacaattagttGTTTAAATTCGATTAGTCTTATTAATGTAGTTATCAAGTTAGGTTTAGGGTCCTTTTTTTTAGATGTTAAACCAAAAATTGTACTAAAAAAAGATCTGTGTGgtggttgtattttattttatttttctattttctctttGGCTACATTTTGGGGTTGCTTTAGAACTCAAATGAAATGGTATGTACAGATGGGTGCTTTAACTTTACAGTCTGGCCAAAaagtttatttctttattgttttctgttcttttacttttttttctaaTTAGATACTCTTATGTTCACCTATTTCCTTTTTTGtcaatgacccctttctaaattttataataatttagcttaaacttacaattgtACTCTTAataagaaacttttataaccGCACAAATACTCTGgatcctttttgacttgtttaggaccataaatttcaaaagtatttattttttcttaaacttcgtgttcAGTCAAACAAGAAACTGAAACGGAGAGAGTATTTCTTATTATTCAAGTCAAGATTCCATTGATCTGTATGATGAGGACACTATGATCAAAACACAGGTTGGCATGTAACATGTTCATGTAGCTAGTTACACTGTTTTTAAATGTGAAGTGCTCATGACATAGGCCACTCTAAGAAATGCATGTAATAGTCATCTCTATAGGGATAGTTTGGTGGTCACGAGACTACGATTTAAAGAGAGACACCTTGAATCAAGTGgtatcttttgttcttattttgccaaaaaacttaattaaatatataCTTAAGCTTTAATTTGTTTCCTCTAaaaaaatccataataatatatgtatttgaATAACAACAATcagaaaataatatcaagtaatGAAGCATCACTTTATTACAGGAGTAAAGTCATAGAACTATATACAAATTCTATTGTGACAATAATTTTTGTTCATTGTAAAAGAAATATTGAAGCAGTCAAAATGTTCTAAGGAGGATGTTAGTAGATTCAAATCGTATAACTAGTATGTGCTAAGGCATCGAATACCCCCAAAGTCATATGCCCCTCCCCAAAAGAGTCAGTAacaatttcatttttaaaaatGCATAACTAGTGAAAAATATCAACAACTGAAATCGAACATGTTCAATTCTTATTGCTTACCCAAAATGCAGAGAAAAATAAAGCATGAATGTAAACGACATACTAGTTTATGATGAGACACCAATGAGGAAAGGGACATAaaaaaggaggaagaagaagtaTGTGGGGAGACATTGGCAAATACACTAAAAGAAGGTTACTACAAAGTGATAAAGTGGAAATGTTATGGTCATTCTGGTAGTAAAGACAAGTTAAGACACTTGACAGTTGTATTTGATTCTGGGCAGGGAACATACTACATGTGCAATTAATCATACAATTGAACAAATGCTTCTGCATGTGACCACTTGAGACTTGAGACAGACACATTTTCTCTCAAAAtcttttcttctgttttttttctttcttacaaGGGATTTCAATTATCTGTTATGTCCTTTTCATCCCTCTGGTTAACATAAAGGGAAGCTAGAATTCAAATCAACTTGTCAAAATTATCTTGGGTTGTCTACGAACCGCTAAAAAGACTCGAATTTGATCTAATTTAAGAGGTCAACTTACCCTTTTCCCGTCTTGTCATACAAAAGtttatctttttctcttttgattaATAGGATCTGAAGTTCAAATTTAATGCCATTACTTAACCACACGTAGTTGCCCAATTTTCTTAGACAATCGAAAAGATGTAGAATTAAAAAGTTTAGAATGATCCGAAGCATACATAGTTGATTAAGGGCAAAAATCACTTTCAGCCTGCTGCCGAAACTCTTTG
It encodes the following:
- the LOC107784610 gene encoding cyclin-U4-1-like translates to MAELEITQNQSLMPKLIDYLSSLLQRVAEANDINGRFQPQKISVFHGLTRPNISIQNYLERIFKYANCSPCCFVVAYVYLDRFTQCQPSLPINSFNIHRLLITSVMIAAKFMDDMYYNNAYYAKVGGISTTEMNFLEVDFLFGLGFRLNVTPTTFQTYCSYLQKEMLLLQPPLNLQNSSLYMGRSPKLQYICFNEDDSSSQQQQLVV